One segment of Arvicanthis niloticus isolate mArvNil1 chromosome 5, mArvNil1.pat.X, whole genome shotgun sequence DNA contains the following:
- the Klhl17 gene encoding kelch-like protein 17 isoform X2: MQPRGERPAGRTQSPEHSSPGPGPEAPPPPQPPAPEAERARPRQARPAAPMEGSMQLLSREGHSVAHNSKRHYHDAFVAMSRMRQRGLLCDIVLHVAAKEIRAHKVVLASCSPYFHAMFTNEMSESRQTHVTLHDIDPQALDQLVQFAYTAEIVVGEGNVQVRHAFPIPMFPEISSPDLCTLASPCFSSISSYSVFFWSPPASPIFIPQTLLPAASLLQLNGVRDACCKFLLSQLDPSNCLGIRGFADTHSCSDLLKAAHRYVLQHFVDVAKTEEFMLLPLKQVLELVSSDSLNVPSEEDVYRAVLSWVKHDVDTRRQHVPRLMKCVRLPLLSRDFLLGHVDAESLVRHHPDCKDLLIEALKFHLLPEQRGVLGTSRTRPRRCEGAGPVLFAVGGGSLFAIHGDCEAYDTRTDRWHVVASMSTRRARVGVAAVGNRLYAVGGYDGTSDLATVESYDPVTNTWQPEVSMGTRRSCLGVAALHGLLYAAGGYDGASCLNSAERYDPLTGTWTSIAAMSTRRRYVRVATLDGNLYAVGGYDSSSHLATVEKYEPQVNSWTPVASMLSRRSSAGVAVLEGALYVAGGNDGTSCLNSVERYSTKAGAWESVAPMNIRRSTHDLVAMDGWLYAVGGNDGSSSLNSIEKYNPRTNKWVAASCMFTRRSSVGVAVLELLNFPPPSSPTLSVSSTSL; the protein is encoded by the exons ATGCAGCCCCGTGGCGAGCGGCCTGCTGGCAGGACGCAGAGTCCAGAGCACAGTAGCCCCGGGCCCGGGCCTGAGGCGCCACCGCCGCCCCAGCCGCCGGC CCCTGAGGCAGAGCGAGCTCGGCCCAGGCAGGCCCGTCCTGCAGCACCGATGGAAGGTTCCATGCAGCTGTTGAGCAGAGAGGGTCACAGTGTGGCACACAACTCCAAACGGCACTACCATGATGCTTTTGTGGCTATGAGTCGCATGCGGCAGCGTGGCCTTCTGTGTGACATCGTCCTGCATGTGGCAGCCAAGGAGATCCGTGCTCATAAGGTGGTTTTGGCCTCCTGTAGCCCCTACTTCCACGCCATGTTCACAA ATGAGATGAGTGAGAGCCGCCAGACACATGTGACACTGCATGACATTGACCCGCAAGCCTTAGACCAGCTGGTACAGTTTGCATACACAGCTGAGATTGTGGTGGGCGAGGGCAATGTTCAGGTGAGGCATGCCTTTCCCATACCCATGTTCCCTGAGATCTCCAGCCCAGATCTGTGTACCCTGGCCTCCCCATGCTTCTCCTCAATATCCAGTTACTCTGTGTTCTTCTGGTCCCCTCCTGCCTCACCCATCTTCATTCCCCAGACTCTACTCCCAGCTGCCAGCCTTCTACAGTTGAATGGTGTTCGAGATGCCTGCTGCAAGTTCCTCCTGAGCCAGCTCGACCCTTCCAACTGCCTGGGCATTCGAGGATTTgcagacacacactcatgcagCGACCTGCTCAAGGCAGCACACAGGTACGTGCTGCAACACTTCGTGGACGTGGCCAAGACTGAGGAGTTCATGCTGCTGCCACTGAAGCAG GTGCTGGAATTGGTCTCTAGTGATAGCCTGAACGTGCCCTCAGAGGAAGATGTGTATCGTGCAGTCCTGAGCTGGGTCAAACATGATGTAGACACTCGGAGACAGCATGTACCAAGG CTGATGAAGTGTGTACGGCTGCCTCTGCTGAGCCGAGACTTCCTATTGGGCCACGTGGATGCTGAAAGCCTTGTGAGACATCACCCTGACTGCAAGGATCTGCTCATTGAGGCCCTTAAGTTCCACTTGCTGCCTGAGCAGAGAGGTGTTTTGGGTACTAGCCGCACAAGACCCCGTCGCTGTGAAGGTGCTGGCCCTGTTCTCTTTGCTGTTG GTGGTGGGAGCCTGTTTGCTATCCATGGAGACTGTGAAGCATATGACACTAGAACTGACCGCTGGCATGTGGTGGCCTCCATGTCTACACGTCGGGCTCGTGTAGGAGTTGCTGCTGTTGGGAACCGACTGTATGCTGTGGGCGG CTATGATGGAACCTCAGACCTGGCTACGGTGGAGTCCTATGACCCTGTGACAAACACATGGCAGCCCGAGGTCTCCATGGGCACAAGGCGAAGCTGCCTAGGTGTAGCTGCCCTGCATGGGCTCCTGTATGCAGCTGGTGGCTACGATGGGGCTTCCTGCCTCAACAG TGCTGAACGATATGACCCACTGACAGGAACATGGACATCCATTGCTGCCATGAGTACCCGGAGGCGATATGTGCGTGTGGCCACACTTG ATGGGAACCTGTACGCCGTGGGTGGTTATGACAGCTCATCACACCTGGCCACCGTGGAGAAGTATGAGCCCCAG GTGAATTCATGGACACCTGTGGCTTCCATGCTGAGCCGGCGAAGCTCAGCAGGAGTAGCAGTGCTGGAGGGTGCCCTGTATGTCGCAGGGGGCAATGATGGTACAAGCTGCCTCAACTCAGTGGAGAGATATAGCACCAAGGCTGGTGCCTGGGAGAGTGTGGCACCCATGAATATCCGCAG GAGCACACATGACCTGGTGGCCATGGACGGCTGGCTCTACGCTGTGGGGGGCAATGATGGCAGCTCCAGCCTCAACTCCATAGAGAAGTACAACCCGAGGACCAACAAGTGGGTGGCAGCATCCTGCATGTTCACAAGACGCAGCAGTGTGGGTGTGGCAGTGCTGGAGCTGCTCAACTTCCCACCACCTTCCTCACCCACGCTGTCTGTGTCCTCTACCAGCCTCTGA
- the Klhl17 gene encoding kelch-like protein 17 isoform X7, with amino-acid sequence MQPRGERPAGRTQSPEHSSPGPGPEAPPPPQPPAPEAERARPRQARPAAPMEGSMQLLSREGHSVAHNSKRHYHDAFVAMSRMRQRGLLCDIVLHVAAKEIRAHKVVLASCSPYFHAMFTNEMSESRQTHVTLHDIDPQALDQLVQFAYTAEIVVGEGNVQVRHAFPIPMFPEISSPDLCTLASPCFSSISSYSVFFWSPPASPIFIPQTLLPAASLLQLNGVRDACCKFLLSQLDPSNCLGIRGFADTHSCSDLLKAAHRYVLQHFVDVAKTEEFMLLPLKQVLELVSSDSLNVPSEEDVYRAVLSWVKHDVDTRRQHVPRLMKCVRLPLLSRDFLLGHVDAESLVRHHPDCKDLLIEALKFHLLPEQRGVLGTSRTRPRRCEGAGPVLFAVGGGSLFAIHGDCEAYDTRTDRWHVVASMSTRRARVGVAAVGNRLYAVGGYDGTSDLATVESYDPVTNTWQPEVSMGTRRSCLGVAALHGLLYAAGGYDGASCLNSAERYDPLTGTWTSIAAMSTRRRYVRVATLGASWVYCLPTDGNLYAVGGYDSSSHLATVEK; translated from the exons ATGCAGCCCCGTGGCGAGCGGCCTGCTGGCAGGACGCAGAGTCCAGAGCACAGTAGCCCCGGGCCCGGGCCTGAGGCGCCACCGCCGCCCCAGCCGCCGGC CCCTGAGGCAGAGCGAGCTCGGCCCAGGCAGGCCCGTCCTGCAGCACCGATGGAAGGTTCCATGCAGCTGTTGAGCAGAGAGGGTCACAGTGTGGCACACAACTCCAAACGGCACTACCATGATGCTTTTGTGGCTATGAGTCGCATGCGGCAGCGTGGCCTTCTGTGTGACATCGTCCTGCATGTGGCAGCCAAGGAGATCCGTGCTCATAAGGTGGTTTTGGCCTCCTGTAGCCCCTACTTCCACGCCATGTTCACAA ATGAGATGAGTGAGAGCCGCCAGACACATGTGACACTGCATGACATTGACCCGCAAGCCTTAGACCAGCTGGTACAGTTTGCATACACAGCTGAGATTGTGGTGGGCGAGGGCAATGTTCAGGTGAGGCATGCCTTTCCCATACCCATGTTCCCTGAGATCTCCAGCCCAGATCTGTGTACCCTGGCCTCCCCATGCTTCTCCTCAATATCCAGTTACTCTGTGTTCTTCTGGTCCCCTCCTGCCTCACCCATCTTCATTCCCCAGACTCTACTCCCAGCTGCCAGCCTTCTACAGTTGAATGGTGTTCGAGATGCCTGCTGCAAGTTCCTCCTGAGCCAGCTCGACCCTTCCAACTGCCTGGGCATTCGAGGATTTgcagacacacactcatgcagCGACCTGCTCAAGGCAGCACACAGGTACGTGCTGCAACACTTCGTGGACGTGGCCAAGACTGAGGAGTTCATGCTGCTGCCACTGAAGCAG GTGCTGGAATTGGTCTCTAGTGATAGCCTGAACGTGCCCTCAGAGGAAGATGTGTATCGTGCAGTCCTGAGCTGGGTCAAACATGATGTAGACACTCGGAGACAGCATGTACCAAGG CTGATGAAGTGTGTACGGCTGCCTCTGCTGAGCCGAGACTTCCTATTGGGCCACGTGGATGCTGAAAGCCTTGTGAGACATCACCCTGACTGCAAGGATCTGCTCATTGAGGCCCTTAAGTTCCACTTGCTGCCTGAGCAGAGAGGTGTTTTGGGTACTAGCCGCACAAGACCCCGTCGCTGTGAAGGTGCTGGCCCTGTTCTCTTTGCTGTTG GTGGTGGGAGCCTGTTTGCTATCCATGGAGACTGTGAAGCATATGACACTAGAACTGACCGCTGGCATGTGGTGGCCTCCATGTCTACACGTCGGGCTCGTGTAGGAGTTGCTGCTGTTGGGAACCGACTGTATGCTGTGGGCGG CTATGATGGAACCTCAGACCTGGCTACGGTGGAGTCCTATGACCCTGTGACAAACACATGGCAGCCCGAGGTCTCCATGGGCACAAGGCGAAGCTGCCTAGGTGTAGCTGCCCTGCATGGGCTCCTGTATGCAGCTGGTGGCTACGATGGGGCTTCCTGCCTCAACAG TGCTGAACGATATGACCCACTGACAGGAACATGGACATCCATTGCTGCCATGAGTACCCGGAGGCGATATGTGCGTGTGGCCACACTTG GAGCTTCGTGGGTATATTGCCTTCCCACAGATGGGAACCTGTACGCCGTGGGTGGTTATGACAGCTCATCACACCTGGCCACCGTGGAGAA GTGA
- the Klhl17 gene encoding kelch-like protein 17 isoform X4, whose translation MQPRGERPAGRTQSPEHSSPGPGPEAPPPPQPPAPEAERARPRQARPAAPMEGSMQLLSREGHSVAHNSKRHYHDAFVAMSRMRQRGLLCDIVLHVAAKEIRAHKVVLASCSPYFHAMFTNEMSESRQTHVTLHDIDPQALDQLVQFAYTAEIVVGEGNVQTLLPAASLLQLNGVRDACCKFLLSQLDPSNCLGIRGFADTHSCSDLLKAAHRYVLQHFVDVAKTEEFMLLPLKQVLELVSSDSLNVPSEEDVYRAVLSWVKHDVDTRRQHVPRLMKCVRLPLLSRDFLLGHVDAESLVRHHPDCKDLLIEALKFHLLPEQRGVLGTSRTRPRRCEGAGPVLFAVGGGSLFAIHGDCEAYDTRTDRWHVVASMSTRRARVGVAAVGNRLYAVGGYDGTSDLATVESYDPVTNTWQPEVSMGTRRSCLGVAALHGLLYAAGGYDGASCLNSAERYDPLTGTWTSIAAMSTRRRYVRVATLGASWVYCLPTDGNLYAVGGYDSSSHLATVEKYEPQVNSWTPVASMLSRRSSAGVAVLEGALYVAGGNDGTSCLNSVERYSTKAGAWESVAPMNIRRSTHDLVAMDGWLYAVGGNDGSSSLNSIEKYNPRTNKWVAASCMFTRRSSVGVAVLELLNFPPPSSPTLSVSSTSL comes from the exons ATGCAGCCCCGTGGCGAGCGGCCTGCTGGCAGGACGCAGAGTCCAGAGCACAGTAGCCCCGGGCCCGGGCCTGAGGCGCCACCGCCGCCCCAGCCGCCGGC CCCTGAGGCAGAGCGAGCTCGGCCCAGGCAGGCCCGTCCTGCAGCACCGATGGAAGGTTCCATGCAGCTGTTGAGCAGAGAGGGTCACAGTGTGGCACACAACTCCAAACGGCACTACCATGATGCTTTTGTGGCTATGAGTCGCATGCGGCAGCGTGGCCTTCTGTGTGACATCGTCCTGCATGTGGCAGCCAAGGAGATCCGTGCTCATAAGGTGGTTTTGGCCTCCTGTAGCCCCTACTTCCACGCCATGTTCACAA ATGAGATGAGTGAGAGCCGCCAGACACATGTGACACTGCATGACATTGACCCGCAAGCCTTAGACCAGCTGGTACAGTTTGCATACACAGCTGAGATTGTGGTGGGCGAGGGCAATGTTCAG ACTCTACTCCCAGCTGCCAGCCTTCTACAGTTGAATGGTGTTCGAGATGCCTGCTGCAAGTTCCTCCTGAGCCAGCTCGACCCTTCCAACTGCCTGGGCATTCGAGGATTTgcagacacacactcatgcagCGACCTGCTCAAGGCAGCACACAGGTACGTGCTGCAACACTTCGTGGACGTGGCCAAGACTGAGGAGTTCATGCTGCTGCCACTGAAGCAG GTGCTGGAATTGGTCTCTAGTGATAGCCTGAACGTGCCCTCAGAGGAAGATGTGTATCGTGCAGTCCTGAGCTGGGTCAAACATGATGTAGACACTCGGAGACAGCATGTACCAAGG CTGATGAAGTGTGTACGGCTGCCTCTGCTGAGCCGAGACTTCCTATTGGGCCACGTGGATGCTGAAAGCCTTGTGAGACATCACCCTGACTGCAAGGATCTGCTCATTGAGGCCCTTAAGTTCCACTTGCTGCCTGAGCAGAGAGGTGTTTTGGGTACTAGCCGCACAAGACCCCGTCGCTGTGAAGGTGCTGGCCCTGTTCTCTTTGCTGTTG GTGGTGGGAGCCTGTTTGCTATCCATGGAGACTGTGAAGCATATGACACTAGAACTGACCGCTGGCATGTGGTGGCCTCCATGTCTACACGTCGGGCTCGTGTAGGAGTTGCTGCTGTTGGGAACCGACTGTATGCTGTGGGCGG CTATGATGGAACCTCAGACCTGGCTACGGTGGAGTCCTATGACCCTGTGACAAACACATGGCAGCCCGAGGTCTCCATGGGCACAAGGCGAAGCTGCCTAGGTGTAGCTGCCCTGCATGGGCTCCTGTATGCAGCTGGTGGCTACGATGGGGCTTCCTGCCTCAACAG TGCTGAACGATATGACCCACTGACAGGAACATGGACATCCATTGCTGCCATGAGTACCCGGAGGCGATATGTGCGTGTGGCCACACTTG GAGCTTCGTGGGTATATTGCCTTCCCACAGATGGGAACCTGTACGCCGTGGGTGGTTATGACAGCTCATCACACCTGGCCACCGTGGAGAAGTATGAGCCCCAG GTGAATTCATGGACACCTGTGGCTTCCATGCTGAGCCGGCGAAGCTCAGCAGGAGTAGCAGTGCTGGAGGGTGCCCTGTATGTCGCAGGGGGCAATGATGGTACAAGCTGCCTCAACTCAGTGGAGAGATATAGCACCAAGGCTGGTGCCTGGGAGAGTGTGGCACCCATGAATATCCGCAG GAGCACACATGACCTGGTGGCCATGGACGGCTGGCTCTACGCTGTGGGGGGCAATGATGGCAGCTCCAGCCTCAACTCCATAGAGAAGTACAACCCGAGGACCAACAAGTGGGTGGCAGCATCCTGCATGTTCACAAGACGCAGCAGTGTGGGTGTGGCAGTGCTGGAGCTGCTCAACTTCCCACCACCTTCCTCACCCACGCTGTCTGTGTCCTCTACCAGCCTCTGA
- the Klhl17 gene encoding kelch-like protein 17 isoform X1 — MQPRGERPAGRTQSPEHSSPGPGPEAPPPPQPPAPEAERARPRQARPAAPMEGSMQLLSREGHSVAHNSKRHYHDAFVAMSRMRQRGLLCDIVLHVAAKEIRAHKVVLASCSPYFHAMFTNEMSESRQTHVTLHDIDPQALDQLVQFAYTAEIVVGEGNVQVRHAFPIPMFPEISSPDLCTLASPCFSSISSYSVFFWSPPASPIFIPQTLLPAASLLQLNGVRDACCKFLLSQLDPSNCLGIRGFADTHSCSDLLKAAHRYVLQHFVDVAKTEEFMLLPLKQVLELVSSDSLNVPSEEDVYRAVLSWVKHDVDTRRQHVPRLMKCVRLPLLSRDFLLGHVDAESLVRHHPDCKDLLIEALKFHLLPEQRGVLGTSRTRPRRCEGAGPVLFAVGGGSLFAIHGDCEAYDTRTDRWHVVASMSTRRARVGVAAVGNRLYAVGGYDGTSDLATVESYDPVTNTWQPEVSMGTRRSCLGVAALHGLLYAAGGYDGASCLNSAERYDPLTGTWTSIAAMSTRRRYVRVATLGASWVYCLPTDGNLYAVGGYDSSSHLATVEKYEPQVNSWTPVASMLSRRSSAGVAVLEGALYVAGGNDGTSCLNSVERYSTKAGAWESVAPMNIRRSTHDLVAMDGWLYAVGGNDGSSSLNSIEKYNPRTNKWVAASCMFTRRSSVGVAVLELLNFPPPSSPTLSVSSTSL, encoded by the exons ATGCAGCCCCGTGGCGAGCGGCCTGCTGGCAGGACGCAGAGTCCAGAGCACAGTAGCCCCGGGCCCGGGCCTGAGGCGCCACCGCCGCCCCAGCCGCCGGC CCCTGAGGCAGAGCGAGCTCGGCCCAGGCAGGCCCGTCCTGCAGCACCGATGGAAGGTTCCATGCAGCTGTTGAGCAGAGAGGGTCACAGTGTGGCACACAACTCCAAACGGCACTACCATGATGCTTTTGTGGCTATGAGTCGCATGCGGCAGCGTGGCCTTCTGTGTGACATCGTCCTGCATGTGGCAGCCAAGGAGATCCGTGCTCATAAGGTGGTTTTGGCCTCCTGTAGCCCCTACTTCCACGCCATGTTCACAA ATGAGATGAGTGAGAGCCGCCAGACACATGTGACACTGCATGACATTGACCCGCAAGCCTTAGACCAGCTGGTACAGTTTGCATACACAGCTGAGATTGTGGTGGGCGAGGGCAATGTTCAGGTGAGGCATGCCTTTCCCATACCCATGTTCCCTGAGATCTCCAGCCCAGATCTGTGTACCCTGGCCTCCCCATGCTTCTCCTCAATATCCAGTTACTCTGTGTTCTTCTGGTCCCCTCCTGCCTCACCCATCTTCATTCCCCAGACTCTACTCCCAGCTGCCAGCCTTCTACAGTTGAATGGTGTTCGAGATGCCTGCTGCAAGTTCCTCCTGAGCCAGCTCGACCCTTCCAACTGCCTGGGCATTCGAGGATTTgcagacacacactcatgcagCGACCTGCTCAAGGCAGCACACAGGTACGTGCTGCAACACTTCGTGGACGTGGCCAAGACTGAGGAGTTCATGCTGCTGCCACTGAAGCAG GTGCTGGAATTGGTCTCTAGTGATAGCCTGAACGTGCCCTCAGAGGAAGATGTGTATCGTGCAGTCCTGAGCTGGGTCAAACATGATGTAGACACTCGGAGACAGCATGTACCAAGG CTGATGAAGTGTGTACGGCTGCCTCTGCTGAGCCGAGACTTCCTATTGGGCCACGTGGATGCTGAAAGCCTTGTGAGACATCACCCTGACTGCAAGGATCTGCTCATTGAGGCCCTTAAGTTCCACTTGCTGCCTGAGCAGAGAGGTGTTTTGGGTACTAGCCGCACAAGACCCCGTCGCTGTGAAGGTGCTGGCCCTGTTCTCTTTGCTGTTG GTGGTGGGAGCCTGTTTGCTATCCATGGAGACTGTGAAGCATATGACACTAGAACTGACCGCTGGCATGTGGTGGCCTCCATGTCTACACGTCGGGCTCGTGTAGGAGTTGCTGCTGTTGGGAACCGACTGTATGCTGTGGGCGG CTATGATGGAACCTCAGACCTGGCTACGGTGGAGTCCTATGACCCTGTGACAAACACATGGCAGCCCGAGGTCTCCATGGGCACAAGGCGAAGCTGCCTAGGTGTAGCTGCCCTGCATGGGCTCCTGTATGCAGCTGGTGGCTACGATGGGGCTTCCTGCCTCAACAG TGCTGAACGATATGACCCACTGACAGGAACATGGACATCCATTGCTGCCATGAGTACCCGGAGGCGATATGTGCGTGTGGCCACACTTG GAGCTTCGTGGGTATATTGCCTTCCCACAGATGGGAACCTGTACGCCGTGGGTGGTTATGACAGCTCATCACACCTGGCCACCGTGGAGAAGTATGAGCCCCAG GTGAATTCATGGACACCTGTGGCTTCCATGCTGAGCCGGCGAAGCTCAGCAGGAGTAGCAGTGCTGGAGGGTGCCCTGTATGTCGCAGGGGGCAATGATGGTACAAGCTGCCTCAACTCAGTGGAGAGATATAGCACCAAGGCTGGTGCCTGGGAGAGTGTGGCACCCATGAATATCCGCAG GAGCACACATGACCTGGTGGCCATGGACGGCTGGCTCTACGCTGTGGGGGGCAATGATGGCAGCTCCAGCCTCAACTCCATAGAGAAGTACAACCCGAGGACCAACAAGTGGGTGGCAGCATCCTGCATGTTCACAAGACGCAGCAGTGTGGGTGTGGCAGTGCTGGAGCTGCTCAACTTCCCACCACCTTCCTCACCCACGCTGTCTGTGTCCTCTACCAGCCTCTGA
- the Klhl17 gene encoding kelch-like protein 17 isoform X3, protein MQPRGERPAGRTQSPEHSSPGPGPEAPPPPQPPAPEAERARPRQARPAAPMEGSMQLLSREGHSVAHNSKRHYHDAFVAMSRMRQRGLLCDIVLHVAAKEIRAHKVVLASCSPYFHAMFTNEMSESRQTHVTLHDIDPQALDQLVQFAYTAEIVVGEGNVQVRHAFPIPMFPEISSPDLCTLASPCFSSISSYSVFFWSPPASPIFIPQTLLPAASLLQLNGVRDACCKFLLSQLDPSNCLGIRGFADTHSCSDLLKAAHRYVLQHFVDVAKTEEFMLLPLKQVLELVSSDSLNVPSEEDVYRAVLSWVKHDVDTRRQHVPRLMKCVRLPLLSRDFLLGHVDAESLVRHHPDCKDLLIEALKFHLLPEQRGVLGTSRTRPRRCEGAGPVLFAVGGGSLFAIHGDCEAYDTRTDRWHVVASMSTRRARVGVAAVGNRLYAVGGYDGTSDLATVESYDPVTNTWQPEVSMGTRRSCLGVAALHGLLYAAGGYDGASCLNRNMDIHCCHEYPEAIYGNLYAVGGYDSSSHLATVEKYEPQVNSWTPVASMLSRRSSAGVAVLEGALYVAGGNDGTSCLNSVERYSTKAGAWESVAPMNIRRSTHDLVAMDGWLYAVGGNDGSSSLNSIEKYNPRTNKWVAASCMFTRRSSVGVAVLELLNFPPPSSPTLSVSSTSL, encoded by the exons ATGCAGCCCCGTGGCGAGCGGCCTGCTGGCAGGACGCAGAGTCCAGAGCACAGTAGCCCCGGGCCCGGGCCTGAGGCGCCACCGCCGCCCCAGCCGCCGGC CCCTGAGGCAGAGCGAGCTCGGCCCAGGCAGGCCCGTCCTGCAGCACCGATGGAAGGTTCCATGCAGCTGTTGAGCAGAGAGGGTCACAGTGTGGCACACAACTCCAAACGGCACTACCATGATGCTTTTGTGGCTATGAGTCGCATGCGGCAGCGTGGCCTTCTGTGTGACATCGTCCTGCATGTGGCAGCCAAGGAGATCCGTGCTCATAAGGTGGTTTTGGCCTCCTGTAGCCCCTACTTCCACGCCATGTTCACAA ATGAGATGAGTGAGAGCCGCCAGACACATGTGACACTGCATGACATTGACCCGCAAGCCTTAGACCAGCTGGTACAGTTTGCATACACAGCTGAGATTGTGGTGGGCGAGGGCAATGTTCAGGTGAGGCATGCCTTTCCCATACCCATGTTCCCTGAGATCTCCAGCCCAGATCTGTGTACCCTGGCCTCCCCATGCTTCTCCTCAATATCCAGTTACTCTGTGTTCTTCTGGTCCCCTCCTGCCTCACCCATCTTCATTCCCCAGACTCTACTCCCAGCTGCCAGCCTTCTACAGTTGAATGGTGTTCGAGATGCCTGCTGCAAGTTCCTCCTGAGCCAGCTCGACCCTTCCAACTGCCTGGGCATTCGAGGATTTgcagacacacactcatgcagCGACCTGCTCAAGGCAGCACACAGGTACGTGCTGCAACACTTCGTGGACGTGGCCAAGACTGAGGAGTTCATGCTGCTGCCACTGAAGCAG GTGCTGGAATTGGTCTCTAGTGATAGCCTGAACGTGCCCTCAGAGGAAGATGTGTATCGTGCAGTCCTGAGCTGGGTCAAACATGATGTAGACACTCGGAGACAGCATGTACCAAGG CTGATGAAGTGTGTACGGCTGCCTCTGCTGAGCCGAGACTTCCTATTGGGCCACGTGGATGCTGAAAGCCTTGTGAGACATCACCCTGACTGCAAGGATCTGCTCATTGAGGCCCTTAAGTTCCACTTGCTGCCTGAGCAGAGAGGTGTTTTGGGTACTAGCCGCACAAGACCCCGTCGCTGTGAAGGTGCTGGCCCTGTTCTCTTTGCTGTTG GTGGTGGGAGCCTGTTTGCTATCCATGGAGACTGTGAAGCATATGACACTAGAACTGACCGCTGGCATGTGGTGGCCTCCATGTCTACACGTCGGGCTCGTGTAGGAGTTGCTGCTGTTGGGAACCGACTGTATGCTGTGGGCGG CTATGATGGAACCTCAGACCTGGCTACGGTGGAGTCCTATGACCCTGTGACAAACACATGGCAGCCCGAGGTCTCCATGGGCACAAGGCGAAGCTGCCTAGGTGTAGCTGCCCTGCATGGGCTCCTGTATGCAGCTGGTGGCTACGATGGGGCTTCCTGCCTCAACAG GAACATGGACATCCATTGCTGCCATGAGTACCCGGAGGCGATAT ATGGGAACCTGTACGCCGTGGGTGGTTATGACAGCTCATCACACCTGGCCACCGTGGAGAAGTATGAGCCCCAG GTGAATTCATGGACACCTGTGGCTTCCATGCTGAGCCGGCGAAGCTCAGCAGGAGTAGCAGTGCTGGAGGGTGCCCTGTATGTCGCAGGGGGCAATGATGGTACAAGCTGCCTCAACTCAGTGGAGAGATATAGCACCAAGGCTGGTGCCTGGGAGAGTGTGGCACCCATGAATATCCGCAG GAGCACACATGACCTGGTGGCCATGGACGGCTGGCTCTACGCTGTGGGGGGCAATGATGGCAGCTCCAGCCTCAACTCCATAGAGAAGTACAACCCGAGGACCAACAAGTGGGTGGCAGCATCCTGCATGTTCACAAGACGCAGCAGTGTGGGTGTGGCAGTGCTGGAGCTGCTCAACTTCCCACCACCTTCCTCACCCACGCTGTCTGTGTCCTCTACCAGCCTCTGA